TTTCAGTGCTCAGCATTGGAATACTACGTACCTTTGAATCTAGCTCAACATGCTGCTAGGATAAGGTGGCCTTTGGTTACTTTTTTTCCACTTAAGACTTCAACCCAGGGTGTAGACCTAAATTGACTTAATGGATCTAACTAACGATGGCATTTAAAGATGGCTGGATGGTGCTTAAGGGTTAGCACTGTTTGTTCCCATGTTTAATAGACCTGCTTTGGGGCTGCCTGACACTTACGGTGGTAATACTGCATCTAATATAAATACACCCTTCTCTGTTTAGCAACTATGGCATGTAATGgcagttttggggtgggggagaaggcatCCTTCATGTAAGGGAGGATGACACTATCACATACACAACCAGAAGAGGAATTTTGCCCCAAACGCTGAGAGGAAAGGACGTGGCCCTGTGAAACCACTGCCCCCCTGTAAAAGATTCCGATACTGCAAGTTACTTTGTcctcatttccattttaaaaataaaaaagacgtTCAGCACTTACTGTGGCCTCCTGTCATTTCTCTTCCTATGTGTCATTGTGGTCTGGCTCCTTTCCTCCGCTGCAGCAATCTTTAGAAAGCATGCCAAGTTTCCACTGTCCCTCTAAATGCTGCAGTCTCTTATCTTTCCCCTCCAGCCTTTGCTCTATGtgaaattctcccccccccccaattttcttTATTTATCCCTAACTCCTCTAATGACTCctcctctctccaacaccacctctCTCTaaactttccttccttccttccttccacatcCCAGTCTCCTGGAACACCTACAACTCCCCTAGTCTCTTCTCCTTTTCCTCATACTTACCGCATTCTCTCCTTTTCCCACCAAACCCCTCAGACTGTCCTATTCGCTGCAAATCTGCCAATCTCTCCTTTCAAAAGGCCTCACCTCCCAACCTCTTTTTCTGCCCCATACTCCCTTTATCTTCTCTTTCCCCACATTCACCAGTCTTTCCTCTCTCTTATCCCAAACGACCTTActcttcattttgatttttctgctattttattctgtttgttgtTATACTGCACTAATCAATGTGatattcctccttctcccccaaatCCTCCAGTTTCTCATCCCTCTCCTTCCAAACCACCTCATTCTCCTCACTATGCCTAGTGTCTCCTCTCTATCCAAGACTAACTTCCTCAGTCTCTTCTCCCTTTCACAAATCCAGCtcactttcttctcttccccaaccccctctttctcctctccctctccctaaTGGCAtgtactgtttttattttaatgctgtGAACATTGTATGGAGAGCTGCACACAGTTTTTTTCAAGATGAACTACAAGGAACCATATTTATTATTCATGCATTTCCATTTCCTGCCTTTATAAGAAAATATGTGTACTCTTTGATTTGATCAATACATGCATTTGGTAGGTGCCTGTATCAATGTTTGCAAGAAATGTGTTGTACAcctaaaacaaaaattcactgacAAGGCTAGTTATGGTCTTTAACAGAAGTAGGGGTTTTATTTAGGGTTCTTTACAGTCCTAATATGCAATCCAAATGTATGCTGAAACTATAAACACAAAATATGAATGCCAAATGGAAATCCATTTTTAtctaattttttgtttaattatggttacttatagactcatagggcaagtctacactacagcgttaCATCAGCATAACTGCACCGATGTAGCATTAGACCCGCTGGCATAATTACTCTACCTCTGCGAGAACTGGAAGCTATGTTGGGGGGAGAGCGTCTCCAGCCGACATAGCACGAGTGTGGTGGACAGCGCAAAACTTGTGTCGCTCCAGGGGGAGGGTGCTTTtaacactcctgagtgacataagttacaatgacttaagcggtagtgtagacctgctcatagactttaaggtcataaGGCTCCGTCGTgataatctattctgacctcctgcccatCATAGACTGTAGAACTTCagctacccactcctgtaatagacccataaccacTGGCTGAAGCActcagatcatgatttaaagacttcaagttccagagaattcaccatttactccATTTCagaccagcaagtgacccgtgcccaagctgcagaggaaggcaaaacaaaaaacagggtctctgccaatctgacctgggggaaaattccttcccgaccccaaatatggggaacagttagaccctgagctagtcaccagggaaagaattcactgtagtaactgagaccccttcccatctagtgtccgATCTTCAGCCATttgagatatttgctactagcagtcacagatggggcACATGCTCGGCCTGCTGGCGGGGGATGGGTGCTCTGTCCTGCTGCTGTTGCgcctccccctgctgccagcACTTCCAGCtcgctcagcccctccccccggcagccaGGCCAGGGCAGGAAACTTAGGGAGTGGTACGGAGACGCTTCTCACGCTGGCTGATTGCTCTCAGGGTCTCTGtgagagagcccggctggggaggTGGCGGCAGCCCATCCCCTCCGCTCCCCGCCCGGGCCCAGCTCTCAGGGACAGGGGCTGAGTAAGTGGGAAATGTGCTGAGGAGGGGAGTCTTATGCTGATTTTTTAGCATAATTAAATGTCTGGAAAGCATAGAGAAGATACCACACGTTGTAAAGGTGCAAAGTAGTAGTATTATAATGGTCTTGTCTCTTGTTGTAATGTGATGTCTATAGACTTCCCTggctggcctgattttcaaagacactGAGCATCCATTGctcccattaaagtgaatgggtgctcagcacttctgaaaatccagacCATTATTCTTATAACATAACCTGAGGTATTGCAAGTAACACTAAGATATTCAGGCAGTCCACATGTAGGGAAGAGACAGCAGcatctgtttctctctcctgcGGATATGGTCTTCACCATCGCTATTCAGCAGCACAGTTTCTAGAAGGATGTCAGAGCAAAGGCtggctgtcagggttccctccccactctgaactctggggtacagatgtggggatccgcatgaaagaccccctaagcttatttctaccagcttaggttaaaaacttccccaaggcacagatcctttccttgtccttggacggtattgctgccaccaccaagtgagttagacaaagattcaggaaaaggaccacttggagttcctatttccccaaaatatccccccaaatcccttcatcccctttcctggggtggcttgagaataatataccatccaattgcctttaataaaagtacagaccagaccctttatctttaagacactaaaatcaatcaggttcttaaaagaagaattttattttaaaaagaagtaaaagaatcacacctgcaaaatcaggatggaaggtaactttacagggtaaataaaaagatttaaaatacagaggattcccctctaggcttaacttcaaagttacaaaaaacaggaataaaactccctcttagcatagggaaaattcacaagctaaaacaaaagataatctaacgcatttccttgcttttacttacattttttgtaatcttagatgctcatttcaggtaGGTTTTTAGGAGATGGTTTTTcctgcctgctccctctctcATCCAGAGAGAGAACAATCAAAGGGAGCACAAACaaaactcccccttcccccgatTTGAAAATGTCTTCttttcttattggtccttttggtcaggtgccaaccaggtgaTTTGAGCTTCTTAACACCTTACAGGTAaaatgattctgtacctctgtctGTACCTCTGGTCAGGAAagattttatgttactgcatacataaaggttgttacccttccctttatatttatgacactgGCTTTATCTATACATATGTCTAACCAAACCCAGTCTTTACCACCAAACCCCCTCTTTCCAGGAACTGTCCGTTTAAGTAGTAGTACCTTCTCTATCCTGCACATGAATTGCCTGGATTTTCTTGATGTTACCTGCAACATCAAGTTGCCAGTATTTTGActttgtcctttttcctctggctTGCTGGAAGGGGAGCATCTCTCCACTAAACCAGTTCCCGAGGTGTTGTCACACCTTCTAACTCGTTACATTGGTTAAAATAGTCAGTGCAATAGACAAGGAAATGAGCACATTTTCCAGTGAGAGTGCATAGTTTATATCTTGTAAATACATGAACCAGGGAAAGTACAACAGATTAAAAACAGTATGCACTTCTAGACAGTCTGccatctgaaaatgtaaaaatgcTTGTAAACATTAATGGGTTCTTAGAATCTCTATACCTTTGCGCTAGAGAAATAGCATTACTCTTCTGTGGGGGAAAGACATACAGGGAGAAAGAGTTATCTATGACTGCACATGAATATATGTGAGAGAACCATGGAAACAACCCCCTTCTCCTGACTCCCATGCCTTCATCATGTGGGCTCTTGCGTTTTACGTGATATAAGCTTAAAACACCCACTCTCTATCTTTCAGATAGACGCCATCTACGCCAGTCAAGAAACCAGCAAAAGTATTTCACAATGGATATAGATGATGAAGAAAATATGAGTAAGATGTGTATATTTACATCATAAACAATATAATCCTTTCTGCAAGAGCCATTTTCCTTGCTGCTGGGTGGCATACAGAAATGATGTGAATACAGTGAGAGGAAATTTCTGTGTGTGTAGAGTTCACTTTATATGTGTGTTCATTAAAGAAGAATTTCCGTACTGGGAAAGCTTTCAAATACATCTGATTAACACATAATCCAGTTACCCTTCATGTGATTTATATCTTCATACCATGATCACTAATCATCAAAGATATTTGTATTTCAAAACAGCATGTTCCCTCTTAGCCTGTTTTCTCCTACTTTGAACCTGCAGTGAAGTAATGATGATTAATTCATACATCTAGGGCTTGCACTGAAGAAATATGGGGTGGTATAGTGTATTGCTACAACATGCACGCATGTATCCTGTGTAGCATACTGTCTCCTACAAAAAACATTTCTAGATGTCCCAACACCTCTAGCTCTATGTACTTTCTACCTTATATCTCCAAATGCCACCCCGCAGAAGAACTGGAAGTAGAGATTACAGGACTATCCTAAACTCATATGAGGTCTGGGTTAGTGTAAGAGAGGAACTCCTGCCTCTTACAATCTTCCAGCTAGATTACAGGCTGAACAGAGATATTATCTGCCCTAAAGGTCAGAGCCTTTGTGCGCCAGGAGCGTGCCTGTAGCTGGCCAATCAATCAATAGGCAATAGATGGAATGAGATTTGAAGGGAACAGAGATCATTATTACTTTTGGGGTGTACCTGGGGGAGAGGAAACTAGGTAAATGGGGCAAGAAAGAGAGTTCGGGAAACCTGGGAAAGGGACAGGAATTGTGAGGTCATGGGGTACAGgagaatggagggagggaggataaaGGAGATCAAATATAAGGGTTTGTGAAACAAAAAAGAGGGAACATATAAGGAGAGAAATCAAGTAatggaggaaagaaaaggaagaaaattgtACAGTGCTCTGGCCCCCAGCTAGTTAGAGTAATAGATTGTTCTCATTAAAGGTTCAGTCTTGCTGTGGCacagatccagcaaagcatttaaacaagtGTGTAGCTTTAAATATGAATAGCCccttggcttcaatggaactCCGCaagggcttaaagttaagcacgtctAAATGCATTGTTGGGTTGGTATGAAAGTACTCAGCCTCATGCAGGGTTGAGCCCTAATTACTTACAGAAAGAAATATTGCAACCACATCATTATGCAGTTATctcattttaaaggtatttggtcTTTTAACCATCCTTATTTGTTGTGAATGATAATGAAGTAGTGTATATGTGTTGCTCTTGAAGTACTGTGCATGAAAATCTCCTATGCTTTACTGTAAATTGTTCAGTGCTGTTTAAACACAAGCATTTATTTATTCTGTCCCTGAATTGTAAAGCTAACATATATCATACGCTTTCTTTGACAAAGGTACTGACATCCTAACAGTACAGCAAGGCCTTGTATGGGAAAGATACAGTTTTACCCGGGAAGTTACAGTGCATTTTTACTGGGAAATCAAGAAGCTGGACTGCTGTAAAATgacttcattttattaaaattcaGTCTTCTGGGCTgtgtttctttaattaaaatactAGCTTGGGTTGGCCTGTGTTTGCTGCATATGCAATATCATAGCCTCCAATTATAATCTCTATTTTACCTGCAGAGACTAAAACTCAAATCAAATTGGTTGTGCAAAATTTTAACGCAATggttatattttttttctaaaatacggaaaaaattgaaaaaacattTGTTGGGATTTCAGGTGAAAGTGGGTAtagtgcctttttttcttttatgcatTGAAGGTGTGGAGAAGGTGGTAAAACAACAGAAACAGAGGAAAcagttataatttatttattgatttgaatttttttacCGCTCCACATTAAGCACATCCAGTGCTCTGAGTGTCCTTggcaatcttttaaaaatgttcataataataaaaagaccCATCAATTACCTCAGTATAAAACCACATAACCCTGCAACAGAATCAAAATACCAAAAATTATTTGACCTCCCCTcaaaatcccttctccccacaaaATTCATCCCATTGCCCAGATCTACCCATCAGTTTGTGGCTGAGGGAGAAGAGACGGGCCTTGCAGCACACCCTGAATTCAAAACCGATTCAGTTTGATGGATCCCCTTACTGCTGTACTGATCTCTTTCTATTTTTCCAAGTTTCTTCCCACAAAACTCATCCAGAGAGTGCTCACGCATGTGTAGTTGGTCTCGTCACTGCTCCACACGCCTGCTGCAAGGGAAGTTGCCCTTGCTAAGAGTTCCCCAAGAAAGTTAATGAGAACAGCAGTAAAGAGGATGACAACATTTTTGCTAGCTCTGCCTTAACCAAGAGGGTGAAATTTAGGCAAGGGAGGCAGAACACGGAGAATATTATTTTCATCAGATGGGGGGACTGCCCCCATGGACCACCTTACCTTCATGCATTTGTTAACTATGTCTTTGACCAGGAAACTCAAAAATAAACAGGCACACTTGTAACAGATGCCTCCTCTCTTCAAAGAGGTAAATGTTTTCTTTATAGCACGCCTTCCTTCCTTGCTCTGGTGCCTTATACTTAGTAAAGCTCCGGGGAAAGAAagtttcaatggcaaaacttgtttctttttctgctgaaaatgtcAATGGCTGATCCTTTTTTGCCAACTCAGATATTACAAAAATGCCTGAAATCTCCTGTCCACCCTGGAATATTTTTTAATGTACATAAAACAAATTAGCTTGTCTGAGAAATGGCTCACTCTCAAGTTAtctggggccaagattttcaaaagttgtaTCCTGCAGTCAGAcatctaaattcatatttagactAGTTTGCAGAAGTTCTGAGCACAAAACAGCTCTCATTGACCataatgggagctgtgaggtgtgcagcacttttgaaaatcaaagaTGCTTAAATACATGTTTAGAGTctaactttttgaaaatcttgacccgAGTGGTTAAATGACCACTGGAAGAGTGTGTATCCTCACCAAGGAGAGGTTCAAGTGGACATCTCTTCACCTGTTCAACACAAAAGCTGATTTGAAAAAAGTTGTATCCATTTTGCTCAGTGCAGTGTTTTAACAGTTCAGAGAGTGAAGCCTTTCTTTCAGCCTATCAGCTAAGAATTGTACTTGCCAATACAGTTGTTGGTATTGATATTTCTGAGCATGCTGCTGGGTCTAATGGATATTTTGTTGAAAACTGTGACACCAGCAGCACAAGATCTAATGTCAGGTTATAAACCGATTTCTTTTCATCATGTTTTAGTATTCGTTTCACATTCAAATGAGAATTTATAGCTAGATGTTCAGAGGATCTCAGGTGTCATACCTTTATGAAGTGACCAGCTGTTCAAAAGCTCCCGTTAGGACAATAGGAGCAGCTGtaggctgagcacttttgaaatgcTTACCACTTCATATAGGGGTCTGAGCTCTTTTCAAAATCGGATCCATAATctttaaataaacattaatacTTAAATATAAACGGTTTTGTTTCCAGACTAAATTACAacagaacctcaaagatacgaacgCCAGAGTTACAGACTTACCGGTCAGCCAGACACACGGTCAGGCAGCAGGGGAGACAAATTAAAACCAGCAAGTACTGTACTGcttcagggctttagccctgggatGCAGGGCTTCAGCCATGCGGGGGGTTGGGTCTGCAGCcgcagggttggggtgggggttgaggcTTCAGGTGGGGGGAGCCTCAGGGCTTCTGACCCTCGGGAgcaccggggctcagggcttctgaccCACGGGGGttactggggctcagggcttcatcccagcagggggcgccaaggctcagggtttcagccctCCGGGTCcgttcccagcttcagccccgcgGGGGGTGTCGGGGCTCAGGGCGTTAGCTACAAGGGGAGTGCCGGTTTCAGCCCCAGCGTTTCCCCTGTAGctaaagccccgagccctggcacacacacactccagctgAAACCAGGAGCAGAGCATTGGGGAGCCCCAAACCCTGGCGCCCCCCGCAgggcagaagctgggagcagagcctcagggctgaagccccagtgcTCCCTGCAAGTTTAAGGCCCTGAGATCTGGTGCTCCCTCAGggagaagcccagagccccctccctggAGCCCGAGGTGTCTGTAACTccaaggttctactgtaatattaAAGATGATTAGATCCACGTGCTCCTTCACAACTTCCTGTAGGAGTTGGTCTTTTTTTATTGCTACTGTAGGCTACTGTTTTAGAACCCTTAATGAAAAGAAATTTATAGATGGAGgccatgatatatatatatagctaatCATTTCCCTTTAGTTTACAAATTATACCATTTAATAGCAAACTCCTGATGCCACGATACAGACCAAGTGATCCAAAAATATGGTTCTAGAGAAGATACCATTTTCAAAGGATCATAGCTCCAGCTAAAAAATCCATTGTTCATTTAGTAGTTTTATTAAATTATGTTACTTCAATTCCCTCAAAGCAGTACTACACTattataaaagaaacaaaacttcATGAATTAACCTGTTGTGTTGACTATTATAATCCACTAGTATACATACTGTATACAAAACCATTTGAGGTTCAGCTTCAGAAATCATTTTCTGATCAAATGAATTGCCAGAACATGTTTGTAATGATGAAACTATTAGTCATTTGGGAGTATGAGTGTTCCCcaacaatatttattttacttctatTTGCCAATATTGTACCAATCTTTATTGTCCAGTCCCTGTTTGTTAACAACATGTATGTTTCTACTTTGGCTCTTTCTTTTGATCTTTTATTCTTTCCGAGCACCGAAAGGAGTAACCTATCGAGCTTTTGCTGGAGGATGTTATAAATGAAAATTTAGTAACCATTCCATCAGCTTTGTAAACTGGGTGAAGTGCTGTGTGTGCACCAGTATTTGGGGAAATTAAGCAAAAGTTTGAAATCCATCAAAGTGCAAGAAAATTTccactttgttttgtttaaattctggATTAATTTGTATAATCTGTTATCATTGTGGGTGTATTATATTGCTAGATATTTGAAATCTTTAAAACGGAAAGGCTGGAAACTCTTAAACTACTAAAATTGCATTTTAGTTTACATAGACTAGTATAAATTCAGACTCTTTATTTGTAGCGGTTTCTTCACATAATAAAAACTAGGATTTAAAAGCTGTAGCAGGAACAATTCTTAGAACTAACTCATAGTACGATATCACCACCCAAGTTCctaatttcagaaatattttgttaacataatttaatttgtttttatataaacaaatcAGTTCCATGAATAATTATCAATGTACAACATGATTAATTTGTCAGGTTTAACCTGAACATTTATTACAAATCTTCTTGCTTTCTAATACTATCTTAATAAAGGATTGCTGTGTCTTAATGGGGATGTTTGGAATTGGAACTCTGTCTAAAATAATAGCAATTGCTTTTCCTTTGCAAAGAATTATAAAGTTGTGTGTAAATGACTATCAGAAATATAAAATTTCTTGCTAGATGATAGTACAGAAAccatatatatttttcttctggAACAACATAATTtaagcatgattttttttaacagaattctGAGGAGAGATGAAGTATATCTATGACAGACTTTACTTCCAAGTTTTGAGGATTGATATCAAAAGAATAAATATGGCCACTGAGTTTGGCTCATTCCACTCTGCAATGCATGTTTACAGTATAATCTAActacctttgaagtcaatagaaagaaagagtctgactggcttcagtgggagtgggtTCAGGCTGTTAACAAGTCAGCATGGTTGGGTGAAAAACTCTAGTTTCTTGTTGGAATCTTCTCGGATAAAAATGTAAATGGTTCTAGATAAGTGCCCAGTTACCAGAAGTTAGTAATTTAAATGAGCAATATTGTTAAAATGGACTCAGTTGAACATCTATATAGATGATATATAAGTAGGGTTGTTTCAAGCAAATGAAAAGATGTAGGTGTATACAATATTTATGCACTCTTAAGCCAGTGAACCTACAAATGGAGctggttatttttattaaattaattaaattactcAGATTTTATAtaacttctctttttaaaataaataaaaatcatgtaAGATGCCTTACTTGAGCCACAACATGAGCTTAAATAAAAGTGAAGTGGTTTGAATTAATATGAAAACAAATATCTCACTTGTACTATTCTTAAATGTTCATTTTATTAGTTATTAATTGAAGGATTTTGAAATATAAGTATCAAAAATGTTGATTAAAATTATAATCTTTCTGGGTTTGAACATTTTTCAGaacaaaagtaatttaaaaatagatcTTTTGTCTCAAAAGTAATTTGAGTGCAAAATAAAAACGGTGCAAAGTTTTAATCCCagtattaataaaaatgtcaaatgcaTAATTTGTAACTCAGTCATGCACCTGATATTTCTTGGGTTATTAAAATTATGGTTTTCTGTTTGTCCTCAAAGACATAAACCTGTAAGCACACATCACTTCCAGTTACAAAGATAGATAAAGGAATCTATAAATTTTGCATTTACAAGATCCTGCAACGAAGGCATTGTAAGTTACTCTTTCTGGGCACCACAGGTTCAAGCAGCACTGATGTTAAAGAAAACCGCAACATGGACAACGTTCCACCTAAGGATGGCAGTGTGCAAAATACCGGGGAGGGGTCTCAACTCTCCAATGgtggtggtagcagcagcagaaaacgcCCATTGGAGGAGGGCAGCAATGGACACTCCAAGTTCCGCCctaagaagaggaagaaaacaccAGGGCCTGTTTTGCCGAAGAATGCTCTGATGCAACTGAATGAAATTAAGCCTGGTTTACAGTACAAACTTCTATCCCAAACAGGACCAGTTCATGCCCCTATTTTTGTGATGGCAGTTGAAGTTAATGGACAGGTGTTTGAGGGATCTGGCCCTACAAAAAAGAAGGCAAAGCTCCATGCTGCTGAAAAGGCTTTGAGATCTTTTGTTCAGTTTCCAAATGCATCTGAAGCACATCTAGCAATGGGGAGAACACTCTCTGTAAACACAGACTTTACATCTGACCAAGCAGACTTCCCAGACACACTTTTCAATGGATTTGAAACACCAGTTCAGACTGACAATTCCTTTTATTTGGGGTCCAATGGAGATGGATCCTATAGCTCCAGTATAGACTACAGTCTGTCCTCATCCACTGTGGCTGGTAGTCTTATCCAGTCCCCTCTTCCCACACCATCACCATATCCATCGACCAGTGGAAAGAACCCTGTGATGATTCTGAATGAGCTGCGGCCAGGGTTGAAGTATGAGTTTCTCTCAGAAAGTGGAGAAAGCCATGCTAAGAACTTTGTGATGGCCGTGGCAGTGGATGGTCAAACTTTTGAAGGATCAGGAAGGAACAAAAAGCTTGCAAAGGCTCGGGCTGCTCAGTCAGCTCTTGCGTCCTTATTTAACATGCAGCTGGATCAGACCCCATCTCGCCAGCCCATTCCCAGTGAGGGTCTCCAGTTACATTTACCACAGGTGAGAAATCTATGCATTTTTCTTTAATATGCTTAGACAGTGTCTAGGAATATATCAGCTGCtcatttttgaaacatttcaaaggATATTTCTGGCATTAATGCTCTTTGTTTCGTTATGTGATTTCTCCACTAATGATCTACCAGTGTGGAATCATTTTATtcaattagaaagaaaaaatgccACATTGATTTTGTTGATCTTAATTGCATGCTGTGTAATACAATTCACATGCTAGTTTAGTGGTGGTTGGTGTTAAGGGAATCTTGGAACAATTGTTTTGTCTCTTGTTCTGCTGCAAAGCCTGGACTGTGAGTTCAAGTGAGGATTTATTGCTTCAGATTGTTTGACTACCTGAGAACAACTTTTACCAAAGAAGAAAATCACTTTCAGCTGCAACAAATGCTCAGAGTGAAAGGTGTTGAATAGTGGTTGTCAAGGAGAGGTTAAAATACGAGGGAAAATAAGGTTAATACAGGAGTTCCTTAGTTTGACTATTTGACTAAAAGACGAATTTCAACACACAAGACCAAAGAAATCTTGAAATATTTATGGTATAAATGGACTGTACAATCATCTACTGTAGCAGTTACA
The sequence above is a segment of the Trachemys scripta elegans isolate TJP31775 chromosome 11, CAS_Tse_1.0, whole genome shotgun sequence genome. Coding sequences within it:
- the ADARB1 gene encoding double-stranded RNA-specific editase 1 isoform X4, whose amino-acid sequence is MRNVQKLSESQNRRHLRQSRNQQKYFTMDIDDEENMSSSSTDVKENRNMDNVPPKDGSVQNTGEGSQLSNGGGSSSRKRPLEEGSNGHSKFRPKKRKKTPGPVLPKNALMQLNEIKPGLQYKLLSQTGPVHAPIFVMAVEVNGQVFEGSGPTKKKAKLHAAEKALRSFVQFPNASEAHLAMGRTLSVNTDFTSDQADFPDTLFNGFETPVQTDNSFYLGSNGDGSYSSSIDYSLSSSTVAGSLIQSPLPTPSPYPSTSGKNPVMILNELRPGLKYEFLSESGESHAKNFVMAVAVDGQTFEGSGRNKKLAKARAAQSALASLFNMQLDQTPSRQPIPSEGLQLHLPQVLADAVARLVVDKFSDLTDNFTSPHARRKVLAGIVMTTGTDVKDAQVISVSTGTKCINGEYMSDRGLALNDCHAEIISRRCLLKFLYTQLELFVSNKEDQQKSIFIKSERGGFKLKENVQFHLYISTSPCGDARIFSPHEAAQEDQGDRHPNRKARGQLRTKIESGEGTIPVRSTTTIQTWDGVLQGERLLTMSCSDKIARY